A genomic window from Salvia miltiorrhiza cultivar Shanhuang (shh) chromosome 5, IMPLAD_Smil_shh, whole genome shotgun sequence includes:
- the LOC131025969 gene encoding uncharacterized protein LOC131025969 — protein MNVLAWNVRGLTDESKRLLWEHCRTFFPIIVGIIEPKSDFRYTNSSFWSSLNLIPAFQNTRHNRCSNIWVFHHPDVFFRLVFSSDQTVIADCHWNSLDFRLALVHGASTHVERRTLWADLIGFSADNMVILWDFNAVKGAHERISSCMPSQTSCREFCDFIDDIGFIESSTSGLRFTWSGRRFMPRHVESFLDRALYSESFSSLWHSVHTLNLARLTSDHSPIVFQCSLPPQTRHRFFRFLNMWAMHPDFHALVEDSWRPDTGNLCPIYKWMEPRELMDIQMNISIHGYTDELFDKEVQAQAKINVALSRKSCLLQQKSRVSWLKDGDRNTDFFHATLRYKHKPKAISQLMIDGTRESNQDKIGDHIVDYFTTLFTDDSGSAVGIEAIEAVIDPVISDAHNAVLSASPSDEEITAAVFNMDADSSPGPDGFSGKFFQVCWSIIKHDIWDAVRTFFLKSYLPTGCNSSTLILIPKKENVISVSDLRPIVLSNFLFKIISKVLASRLSVIAAHYVSHNQFGFISGRSIHDCILMGSEGFNCMKRTSRGQNMACKIDIRKAFDTLRWDFLVNVLHVMGFDVRFIDWIKVILTSARISILYNGKLYGYFGCSRGVRQGDPLSPILFGIAEDVLSALFHNCVTSGHLTPMTMTRSKLFPTHLLYADDILVFCKASVRNAKTIKKILDYYSWISGQICSSDKSHIYFSTKVHAVTKRSILRELNFVKSVAPFTYLGVPIFDGRVRASYFRPIHDRIIAKFSRWRGRLLSMAGRLCLVKSVIQSSITHSMMVYKWPRSLLKDLDDKCRNFIWTGDIRKTPSCSVSWNRVCAIKEEGGLGVRSFSLMNKCFLIKMAWKLICGKDFGFSILQDRYLDIFSQVRCDSISSSVWLGLKDEVRDLVENSYSYIGDGTATNFWCDDWLGYRIHEKCKIPHYILDLLGYSVADYFYDGVWHFTQEFINAFPEIVGDILVLPIGKESDTRYWKPSLHGTVTAALAFANHCHRFPRVSWGSWIWKPYIPVRRSLACWRILHDRLPTYDRLIRHGMIMPNHCVFCFSSSETMDHILWSCDCVRPIWLEFLSWFQLTEAADAVDMHSFFVRAWCYKFSSQLDCYWRAGIITILWAIWTLRNSCIFDNKIFEQRRIIHFVRVAFKEMENSFNLGHMNNSWKDYTILRSIGVATRAAPPPDFIAVHWWPPVSPWIKVNTDGSAMGAPGNIAAGGVFRDNFSWVRGCFHYKGELALLLKQSSLRLSKPFSLLMIGVGFIYGLSLILCISFICLRSDRPRCLGVSSLFGIKCFISFLILLFRFPTFIEREIKLQILWPTIVEKKAGGRMLLRRLKLPCVLIWLLIVIFVCADGFLLVVMVWECSIWFFSVIWRTRYWVIWSRVPLVASWQCLCQRHEYSGKTLGLVFVSAVSFVDDGGAAFRYWVIWSRVPLVASWQCLCQRQESSGKTLGLVFVPAVSFVDDGGTAFRETSRVWFRAMVRPEFWKRSLSALFPLLALF, from the exons ATGAATGTGCTTGCTTGGAATGTCCGGGGTCTGACGGACGAATCTAAGCGTCTCCTCTGGGAACACTGTCGTACTTTCTTTCCGATTATTGTTGGTATTATTGAGCCAAAGTCGGATTTTCGTTATACTAACTCTAGCTTTTGGTCTTCTCTTAATTTGATTCCTGCTTTCCAGAATACGCGGCATAACAGGTGTTCGAACATTTGGGTTTTTCATCATCCTGATGTGTTTTTCAGATTGGTTTTCTCTTCGGATCAGACGGTCATTGCGGATTGTCATTGGAACTCTCTGGATTTCCGTTTGGCTCTTGTTCACGGCGCTTCTACTCATGTTGAGAGGAGGACTTTGTGGGCTGATCTTATTGGTTTTTCTGCTGACAATATGGTGATTTTATGGGATTTTAATGCCGTTAAAGGAGCACATGAAAGGATTAGCAGTTGTATGCCTAGTCAGACTTCTTGCAGAGAGTTCTGTGACTTTATCGATGACATTGGCTTTATTGAGTCGTCTACTTCTGGCCTTCGGTTTACTTGGTCTGGACGTCGCTTTATGCCTCGACATGTGGAGTCCTTTCTCGATCGTGCTCTTTACTCGGAGTCGTTTTCTTCTTTGTGGCACTCTGTTCATACTCTGAACTTGGCTAGGTTAACTTCGGACCATTCTCCGATTGTGTTTCAGTGCAGTTTGCCGCCGCAAACCAGACATAGATTCTTCAGATTTTTAAACATGTGGGCGATGCATCCGGATTTTCATGCTTTAGTGGAGGATTCTTGGAGACCGGATACCGGGAATTTGTGCCCGATTTATAAG TGGATGGAACCCAGAGAATTGATGGATATTCAGATGAATATCTCAATTCATGGTTATACGGACGAGCTGTTTGACAAGGAGGTTCAGGCTCAGGCTAAAATTAATGTTGCTCTGTCTCGTAAGAGTTGCTTGCTTCAGCAGAAAAGCCGTGTCTCGTGGCTTAAGGATGGGGATAGGAATACTGATTTTTTTCATGCTACGCTTCGCTATAAGCATAAACCAAAGGCTATCTCGCAGCTTATGATTGATGGGACCAGGGAGTCTAACCAGGACAAGATTGGGGATCACATTGTTGATTATTTCACCACTCTCTTTACTGATGATAGTGGCTCTGCTGTTGGCATTGAGGCGATTGAGGCTGTTATTGATCCTGTTATTTCTGACGCTCACAATGCGGTGCTTTCTGCTTCTCCTTCTGATGAAGAGATTACTGCTGCGGTGTTCAACATGGATGCAGATAGCTCTCCAGGACCCGACGGTTTCTCTGGAAAGTTTTTTCAGGTTTGTTGGTCTATTATCAAGCATGACATCTGGGATGCGGTTCGTACCTTTTTTCTGAAGTCTTATCTTCCGACGGGATGCAATTCCAGTACTCTCATTCTTATTCCGAAGAAAGAAAACGTCATCTCTGTTTCAGATCTTAGGCCGATTGTTCTCTCCAATTTCTTGTTTAAGATTATCTCGAAAGTGTTGGCTTCGAGGCTCAGTGTGATTGCGGCTCATTATGTTTCGCATAATCAATTTGGGTTTATCAGTGGTCGTTCTATTCATGATTGCATTCTGATGGGATCTGAAGGTTTTAATTGTATGAAGCGGACGAGCAGAGGACAGAATATGGCCTGCAAAATTGACATCCgtaaagcttttgatactctcCGTTGGGATTTTCTGGTGAATGTTCTTCATGTGATGGGTTTTGACGTTAGATTTATTGATTGGATCAAGGTCATTCTTACTTCTGCCCGAATATCCATTCTTTACAATGGCAAGCTTTATGGTTATTTTGGATGTTCGCGTGGTGTGAGGCAGGGGGACCCTCTCTCTCCTATTCTCTTTGGGATTGCTGAGGATGTCCTGAGCGCTCTTTTTCACAACTGTGTTACTTCTGGTCATCTTACTCCCATGACTATGACTCGTTCAAAGCTTTTCCCCACGCATCTCCTTTATGCTGATGATATTTTGGTTTTCTGTAAGGCCTCTGTACGGAATGCGAAGACGATTAAGAAGATTCTTGATTACTATAGTTGGATTTCTGGGCAAATCTGTAGCAGTGATAAGTCTCATATCTATTTTTCTACTAAAGTTCACGCCGTCACTAAGCGTTCAATTCTGAGAGAATTGAACTTTGTGAAGAGTGTGGCCCCCTTTACCTATTTGGGAGTTCCGATCTTTGACGGGCGTGTCCGTGCTTCCTACTTCAGACCGATACATGATCGGATTATAGCCAAGTTTTCCAGATGGCGTGGGCGTCTTCTTTCTATGGCGGGTCGTCTTTGTCTGGTTAAGTCGGTCATTCAGAGCTCTATCACGCATTCTATGATGGTGTATAAATGGCCTAGATCTTTGCTGAAAGATTTGGATGATAAGTGTCGCAATTTCATTTGGACGGGCGACATTAGAAAGACTCCTTCTTGTTCGGTTAGCTGGAACCGTGTTTGCGCCATCAAAGAAGAGGGGGGTCTTGGCGTCCGATCCTTTTCCTTAATGAACAAGTGTTTTTTGATAAAGATGGCGTGGAAGCTTATCTGTGGTAAAGATTTTGGGTTTTCGATTCTGCAGGATCGTTACTTGGATATCTTCAGCCAAGTGAGATGTGATTCGATCTCTTCGTCGGTTTGGCTTGGTCTCAAGGACGAAGTGAGAGATTTGGTGGAGAATTCTTACAGCTATATTGGTGATGGCACGGCCACGAATTTCTGGTGTGATGACTGGCTGGGTTACAGAATTCATGAGAAATGCAAGATTCCTCATTATATTCTTGATTTGCTCGGATATTCTGTGGCTGATTACTTCTATGATGGGGTGTGGCATTTCACTCAGGAGTTTATTAATGCTTTCCCTGAGATTGTTGGGGATATTTTGGTGCTTCCTATTGGCAAGGAGTCTGACACTCGTTACTGGAAACCTTCTCTTCATGGAACGGTCACTGCTGCTCTTGCGTTTGCTAATCACTGTCATCGTTTTCCTCGCGTCAGCTGGGGATCTTGGATTTGGAAGCCCTATATTCCTGTCAGACGTTCCTTAGCCTGCTGGCGGATTCTTCATGATCGGCTTCCTACCTATGATCGCCTGATTAGACATGGTATGATCATGCCAAACCATTGTGTTTTTTGTTTCTCCTCGAGTGAAACTATGGACCATATCTTATGGTCTTGTGACTGCGTTAGACCTATTTGGCTGGAGTTCTTGAGTTGGTTTCAATTGACGGAGGCTGCTGATGCTGTTGATATGCATAGTTTTTTTGTTCGCGCCTGGTGTTATAAGTTCAGCTCTCAGCTGGATTGTTATTGGCGTGCTGGAATTATTACTATCTTATGGGCCATTTGGACTCTGAGGAACTCTTGCATCTTTGATAACAAGATTTTTGAACAAAGGCGGATCATCCATTTTGTCAGAGTTGCTTTTAAAGAGATGGAGAATAGCTTTAATCTTGGTCATATGAATAATTCTTGGAAAGATTATACTATTCTCAGATCGATTGGAGTTGCTACTCGTGCTGCTCCTCCTCCGGACTTCATTGCTGTGCACTGGTGGCCTCCGGTGTCtccttggattaaagttaacacGGACGGCTCTGCGATGGGAGCCCCGGGTAATATTGCGGCTGGTGGTGTCTTCCGTGATAACTTTAGTTGGGTTCGTGGTTGTTTTCATTACAAGGGGGAGTTGGCTTTGCTTTTGAAGCAGAGCTCCTTGCGGTTATCAAAGCCATTTTCATTGCTCATGATCGGGGTTGGCTTCATTTATGGATTGAGTCTGATTCTATGTATATCGTTCATTTGCTTGAGGAGTGATCGACCGCGGTGCCTTGGCGTTTCATCGCTCTTTGGAATAAAGTGCTTCATCTCCTTCCTGATTTTACTCTTCAGATTTCCCACATTTATAGAGAGGGAAATAAAGCTGCAGATATTATGGCCAACTATAGTAGAGAAGAAGGCTGGTGGCCGTATGCTATTGAGGAGATTAAAGTTGCCGTGCGTCTTGATATGGCTACTCATAGTCATATTCGTATGCGCTGATGGTTTTCTTTTGGTGGTTATGGTGTGGGAATGTTCCATATGGTTTTTTTCAGTTATCTGGCGCACTAGATACTGGGTCATATGGAGTCGGGTTCCGTTGGTTGCGTCGTGGCAATGCCTTTGCCAGCGACATGAGTACTCAGGAAAGACCCTTGGTTTGGTCTTTGTCTCTGCCGTTTCCTTCGTTGATGATGGTGGAGCTGCCTTTCG ATACTGGGTCATATGGAGTCGGGTTCCGTTGGTTGCGTCGTGGCAATGCCTTTGCCAGCGACAGGAGTCTTCAGGCAAGACCCTTGGTTTGGTCTTTGTTCCTGCCGTTTCCTTCGTTGATGATGGTGGAACTGCCTTTAG GGAAACGAGCCGGGTCTGGTTcagggcgatggttaggccggagttctggaAGCGGTCCCTTTCCGCTCTTTTCCCTTTGCTGGCTCtgttttag